The Thermoproteota archaeon genome includes a window with the following:
- a CDS encoding PadR family transcriptional regulator, with protein MARRQRVSGWLRISVLAMLVKGPMHGYAMIKEIERITGGEWVPALGSLCPTLNELVKEGLVTAKEESIKGRKRVIYSITRKGIEYLVERADSLMSRAIPSILGFMESQIIALKLLSGPDELVRRLVSHLDFLSERISELRSDALSLLSKEKRDIC; from the coding sequence ATGGCGAGGAGGCAGAGAGTGAGCGGCTGGCTGCGGATATCCGTCCTAGCTATGCTGGTGAAGGGGCCGATGCACGGTTACGCGATGATAAAGGAGATCGAGAGGATAACTGGCGGTGAGTGGGTCCCCGCCCTCGGATCGCTTTGTCCCACCCTGAATGAGCTGGTAAAGGAGGGGTTGGTGACGGCGAAGGAGGAGAGTATAAAGGGCAGGAAGAGAGTCATCTACAGCATAACTAGGAAGGGAATTGAGTACCTGGTGGAGAGAGCGGATAGTTTGATGTCTAGAGCCATACCATCCATACTAGGGTTCATGGAGAGCCAGATAATCGCGCTTAAGCTGTTGAGTGGCCCAGACGAGTTAGTGAGGAGGCTCGTCTCACATCTAGATTTCCTCAGCGAGAGAATAAGTGAGCTGCGTTCAGATGCTCTGTCACTCCTGTCAAAGGAGAAACGAGATATCTGCTAA
- a CDS encoding winged helix-turn-helix transcriptional regulator, with protein sequence MRSRILDDRDLRILTLLSENPRIPLSSLAKLLGISHTAISRRLRRLTDSGILRQAVTLNFDKLRFKIAIMLLEVDTIKNLREIARRFEDCPRLIHLFQGRGSLNLIAVMAAENEEVLNSITGTCMIRTYKGVRRSEIVEIAEPLVNPYLPIEVPRMDMESAPCGAECSSCPRYVEESCLGCPSFVGYRKVAFAYRDGDGI encoded by the coding sequence ATGAGATCGAGGATTCTAGACGATAGGGATCTGAGGATACTCACTCTCTTATCAGAAAATCCGAGGATACCGCTCAGCTCGCTGGCCAAGTTGCTGGGAATATCTCACACGGCAATCAGCAGGAGATTGAGGAGGTTAACGGATTCTGGTATCCTCAGGCAGGCTGTCACCTTGAATTTCGATAAGTTACGTTTCAAAATAGCGATCATGCTCTTGGAAGTTGATACCATTAAGAATCTAAGGGAGATAGCGAGAAGGTTTGAGGACTGCCCGAGACTAATCCATCTATTTCAGGGGAGGGGTTCCCTTAACTTGATCGCGGTCATGGCCGCGGAGAACGAGGAGGTCCTGAACTCAATAACGGGTACTTGCATGATCAGGACCTACAAGGGGGTGAGGAGGAGCGAGATAGTGGAAATAGCGGAGCCACTAGTGAACCCCTACCTCCCAATAGAGGTGCCCCGGATGGATATGGAATCGGCTCCTTGCGGTGCGGAATGCTCCTCATGTCCGAGGTATGTAGAGGAATCGTGCCTCGGATGTCCCAGCTTCGTGGGATACAGGAAGGTTGCTTTCGCCTACCGTGACGGAGATGGAATCTAA
- a CDS encoding sulfite exporter TauE/SafE family protein encodes MDPLSSVVIFLFGLLAGVVGGLLGIGGCSIMLPALYFLFNYELPAAIGTTITAVIITAVSGSIAHIRMKNVDYGTAAVITISGGIGALAGSMAFEYLVERASVLNVVIGLAFVYTSFRMIYEGVRRVSPTSTVSEKRIPGSDAQKGVLGFLIGILTGIVGLGGGYALVPSFIYLLKSPVKIAVGTSLASFIAMSVISAGFKMVAGHVDLYAAMLLGLGTAIGAQGGAKLVPKTPSWAIKLLFGLIFLYVSLRFILKGFGIQI; translated from the coding sequence ATGGATCCGCTCTCCTCCGTGGTCATATTCCTCTTCGGACTACTGGCTGGGGTTGTGGGTGGTCTTCTAGGGATAGGAGGCTGCTCAATCATGCTTCCAGCCCTGTACTTCCTGTTCAACTACGAGCTTCCAGCTGCGATAGGAACGACGATTACTGCAGTGATTATAACGGCGGTATCCGGTAGCATAGCCCATATAAGAATGAAGAACGTCGACTACGGGACAGCCGCTGTTATCACGATCAGCGGAGGAATCGGCGCTCTAGCTGGATCTATGGCCTTTGAGTATTTGGTGGAAAGAGCGAGCGTACTTAACGTGGTAATAGGTCTGGCCTTCGTCTACACATCGTTTAGGATGATCTATGAAGGGGTTAGAAGGGTCTCACCCACCTCGACGGTGTCGGAGAAGAGAATCCCGGGATCCGATGCTCAAAAGGGGGTGTTGGGCTTCTTGATAGGTATATTGACCGGCATCGTCGGGTTGGGCGGAGGCTACGCACTGGTCCCGTCCTTCATATACCTGTTGAAATCCCCGGTTAAGATAGCAGTGGGCACTTCCCTAGCATCATTCATAGCCATGAGCGTGATCTCTGCAGGTTTCAAGATGGTAGCTGGCCACGTAGATCTGTACGCAGCCATGCTGCTAGGGCTAGGGACCGCGATAGGTGCTCAAGGAGGCGCTAAACTGGTGCCTAAGACCCCATCTTGGGCGATAAAGCTTCTCTTTGGCCTAATATTTCTCTATGTATCTCTTAGATTCATCTTAAAAGGCTTCGGCATCCAGATCTGA
- a CDS encoding DUF998 domain-containing protein, with the protein MVRLLKLWGLTGLSSLAVALTTIFVCWYMNPWFDFWRDAFSDFGVSRACCPWLYNYGLIASAFLLLIYSLFILRASKSKLESFSSGLLFTASIFLALIGVFPGGTRPHTFISTWFFVQAFMGLTVLGIALLVDGHAKGIFVALLSGSAPILAILVDLTVRWPSAAVAEAAGILIIGMSVFTITPHYLNITEEK; encoded by the coding sequence ATGGTGAGACTCCTCAAGCTCTGGGGGCTTACGGGCCTTAGTTCCCTTGCCGTAGCTCTGACCACCATATTCGTATGCTGGTACATGAATCCTTGGTTCGACTTCTGGAGGGATGCGTTCAGCGATTTCGGGGTCTCTAGAGCCTGCTGTCCGTGGCTCTACAATTATGGGCTGATTGCTTCCGCGTTTCTTCTTTTGATTTACTCCCTGTTCATACTCAGAGCTTCCAAGAGCAAGTTGGAATCCTTCTCAAGCGGTCTCCTCTTCACAGCTTCCATCTTCTTGGCTCTAATAGGGGTGTTCCCCGGAGGGACGAGGCCTCACACTTTTATATCTACATGGTTCTTCGTCCAAGCGTTCATGGGTCTGACCGTCTTGGGCATAGCCCTTCTCGTTGATGGACATGCCAAGGGGATTTTCGTGGCCCTCCTATCTGGCTCGGCACCTATCCTGGCCATATTAGTAGATTTGACGGTAAGATGGCCCTCAGCTGCTGTTGCTGAGGCCGCTGGGATCCTTATAATCGGAATGTCCGTCTTCACGATTACTCCTCATTACTTGAACATCACGGAAGAAAAATGA
- a CDS encoding CPBP family intramembrane metalloprotease, with amino-acid sequence MKELYVLIWSYQSLFMIMIQASFGLALFTKTRVAYDLRREDVLLIASLILAAELLFFMENSIQPYGYEWFLDVISRIPAWAKYMNFLVAPFTAGIFEEIIWRGFGIESLRRFTSEVKAILIQAIAFALWHISPIHVIFVFFIGLAYGFAFVKRRSLAPLIIAHILTDLIGFSVFLLA; translated from the coding sequence ATGAAAGAGCTTTACGTCCTCATATGGAGCTATCAATCCCTCTTCATGATAATGATTCAAGCTTCCTTCGGGCTAGCCCTGTTCACCAAGACTAGAGTAGCATACGACCTGAGGAGAGAAGATGTATTGCTGATCGCTTCATTGATACTGGCAGCAGAGCTCCTGTTCTTCATGGAGAACTCCATTCAGCCTTACGGATACGAGTGGTTCCTAGATGTGATAAGCAGGATCCCCGCTTGGGCCAAGTACATGAATTTCCTAGTAGCTCCATTTACCGCTGGCATATTCGAGGAGATCATATGGAGGGGGTTTGGAATAGAGAGCTTAAGAAGATTCACTTCAGAGGTAAAAGCTATCCTAATCCAAGCCATAGCCTTTGCGCTGTGGCACATATCCCCTATACACGTGATCTTCGTGTTCTTCATAGGTCTGGCTTACGGCTTTGCTTTCGTGAAGAGAAGGAGCTTGGCCCCTCTGATAATCGCTCACATTCTGACGGACTTGATAGGGTTCTCCGTGTTCCTCTTAGCATGA